The stretch of DNA atctttaatttattaatcaataattgataatattctatttattttttaaaataaattgtttactTTATTAGAATAAGATTAAGAAAAATGACAAACAAATTAATATGTGATAGGAGATACTAACGGACAAAGAGTCATGTTATGGCCACTCTTCATTGGAGTTCCAAGTTGGGTTCGATGTTTGCTCACAAGTTGGACTCCAAATTGCACTGTTTTGTTTCTTCTTATAGTTCTATGAATTTGGATTAATTACGAATTCATTCAGTTATTTCAATCTATTACAAATTATGTGGAATAGGAGGACTAGTTTCAAGGATAAACCACTATTTTATGTTGTCATTTTATAAACACTTTTTAGATACAAACatgttatttaaatatgaatagaCTTATAGTTCTATTATGATATTTGAATGTGATAGTTTTATTATATGCAGTAAACTTATAATTCTATATGATCGTGTTAGAGTTTTTGGTTTAATGAAAGTGAGTATTTGTGCTTCAAATATATGTaacaactttaaattttataataaataaatatattactaaaatattttttaaatatttatcaatcatatttattcattaaaataatattttgacctTATATGCTAAAAAAGCCTTATATTGTATACTTttagataatatatttttattcttgtattattatttttttgataagcAACAAATTTTATTCAACCGAAACAAAAAGATACTCTAATTCAGATACAAATATCTTTCATACAAAGTGCTTACGGCTGATGGGATTAAACACCAATTAAAGAAACTTAAATATGAGTGTTTATCTTCCCTATTAATGAACCATCCCAATACAAAGTCTTGATACTTGAGATAATAACAGATAAGTTTCCAACAGTAACAAcccttttaaataaaatattgttttgctCGGACAAGATCCCCATCTTTTaaattcttatatattttttttgtatatgctttaaacaaatcaaaatatattttatattttcattgttaatATATGCTTTTGAGTTAAttcatatgtattttttaaaaagtttgaatgatttttttagatatatttataatattataaagatttctcatataaaaatttataatttttttattaaaaattaattaaaaataaatatttaagaggaaaaagtttaaaaattcattaaaattaatgaGATTGAATAATGTAGtataattatcaaaattaatatagcTGAATAAtgtagcaaaaaaaaaaaacatattatattattttgacaatctctcttattttacaattacaaataaattaataactttattttattttgttaatgatctatcttattttttcttctattttagatttaataaattaaaaaataattttaaaaaaattaactattcACTAAAATGTCTTTCCGATGTATATATAAGTTTTCatcaaattctttaaaaaaattgaatttctttggattgatctttatcttttatttattaaatttaaaataagagaaaaaaatattaaaaaaattgttaacagaacaaaattaataatttatctttagaCAGCCAAATAGaaagaaattattaaaattatataatatattattttattaattttattaatataatttagtttttaaattatttttatttattataaaaagaaattacatGTTGTAAAACATAGTTTTAAACGAAAAGAAGACATAGTTGAAAAATACCCTCGCGTTCTTAGAATTCACCGCCCGCAAGAAACACAGCAAAAATTATCCCTTTTGTATCCCAAACCACAACAACCACTTCCATGCCTCATTCTTTCTCTCTCATCATCCCTCTCACCCAAACCCAAACCCAAACCAACCACAACACAAACACTTTCCACGGTATCTCTACTCCCATTACACAGGTCAGATTTCCCCTCTTTTTctcaacttcttcttcttcttcttcggtTCCATTTATAGCTTCATAcgtattatcattatcattctttcaattttacGGATCTGTTCCTTTTTAGTATCTTCGCCCCCGCTTCGTTTTACATGTTCGAATTTTATGCTATTTCTTTATTCAgatgaaaatttcattttcgaATTATTacgtttattttttttattcattccaTTGTgccttttaatttaatttaaacaatttgATAATCACGTGTGTCTTTGTTGACTTATGGTAGAATTTTAGTTATATTGATTTATGGTTATATGCTCAAGATTTAATCAACTCACACTCTCATTGTAAACTTCTCAGTTGATAtgttccataaaaaaaatattgtacaacttaaattttaaattttcacaGTATTTCTTTCTTCCTTCTTTCCTATTCACTTAAGAGGGGTAGTTCGGAGTCATTTCATTAGCTCAAAATTACTCATTTGCATGGTTTTTCTCATACTTTATCTAAATAAAATGTTTCCATATAGATTTGGTTTTTCTTTGGCGTTTTCTgcaattttatcatttgagtGAAGTGTTGTTTTGTTCGACGTCTTGGTGGGACGTTCTCCGTTTAGTTCAGATTGATAAATCAGATCAATTACAAATTCGATCAATGATTTTATTGTCCACATTACCTATGAACTTCGATTAATTTCAAACTAATTCAATTACTTCAATCCGTTACAAATTATGTGGAATGGGAGGACTAGTTTGAAGTAAAAACCACTATTTTAGTGTCTCAAAGTGAAAGTATAACTTGTTGTCATTTTGGTCCCTAACTcgacaaaaaaacaaaattagtcCTCGAATTATCAAAATAGTCCCTAAAAGATACAACTTTCTATCATAAAAGTCTTTGAAAGATAAAATTTACcgtcaaaatattttatgatgGTTGTAACATTAGAAACTGTAATTTTGATAATTCGATGACTAATGTAAGTATTTTACTGAGTCAGATATCAAAATAACAGTGTCATATACTTTTAAGGGACTATTCTAATAGTTCTCCCCTAGTTTGAAGTATAGAAAATACCATTATTTAGACACATGTGGATATTTCATTTTATGGCTATGGTTGTAACGACATTTTCATTCAATAGACCAACTAATATTACTCTTTATTCCCCAGACACATGTTTTGGATCATCACTTTCTTTGAATTTTCTTGGTTTAAAACAAATGTtatcttatccaaaatttacaTCAATCAACCATTTGAAAAACTATGTCTGGATGATTATGTTCTTGCACTCCACTTTGTTTCAGGGATAAAGATGGATATGCCATTTGCTTACTTGAAGAATGATGAATAATGTCATAAATATCAggtaaattctttaaattttgtaagCTCTTTAGAAATACAAGCatgttatttaaatatgaatagaCTTATAGTTCTCTTATGATGTTTGAATCTGATAGTTTTATTATATGCAGTGGGTATGAAGGTATTATCATGTTACACCCCATATAATGTTAACATACCCCAACAAACAAGGTTTTGTTCAGAGGAAGCTCGTTTGTTTCTTCAAAATtgcaacaatttcaaacaactaAACCAAATTCATGCTAGAATAATTCGTTTTGGTCTCACACATGACCAATTACTTATCAGAAAGCTATGTCAACTCTCATCTTCATATGGTAAAATGAATTATTCCACTTTGGTATTTGATCAACTCACTGTCCCTGATACGTTCACTTGGAATATCATGATTAGATCTTATAATACAAGTGGTTCACCTGAAAAAGCCCTTCTTTTGTTTAAAGATATGTTATGTCATGGCTTTATAACTGATAAATTTACTTACCCTTTTGTTATAAATGCTTGTATTGCTTctaatgaaattgattttggaaGATTAACACATGGCCTTTCAGTAAAAATGGGATTTTGGAGTGATGTTTATGTGCAAAACAATATGATGAATTTTTACTTTAAGTGTGGGAATATTGATGATGGATGGAAGGTGTTTGATAAAATGCGTGTGAGAAATGTTGTGTCGTGGACCACCGCGATTTCTAGGCTTGTTGCTTGTGGGAAATTAGACACTGCAAGGGAAATATTTGAGGTGATGCCTTCTAAAAACGTCGTTTCGTGGTCGGCGATGATTGATGGGTATGTGAAACATAACCAACAGATTAAGGCTTTTGATTTGTTTGAAAGGATGCAGCTTGATAATGTGAGGCCAAATGAGTTCACTTTGGTGAGTTTGATCAAAGCTTGTACTGATTTGGATAGTCTCAAATTGGGAAGACGGATTCATGATTTCGCTCTAAAGAATGGTTTTGAACTTGGACCTTTCTTGGGTACTGCTCTTATTGACATGTACAGCAAATGTGGTAGTTTAGATGATGGTGTTAGAGTTTTTGGTTTAATGAAAGTGAGAAACTTGGCTACTTGGAATACAATGATTACTAGCTTCGGTGTGCACGGGTTGACGAACGAAGTGATAGCTCTTTTCGAAGAAATGGAGAAGGCTAATGTAGTTCCCGATGCTATCACTTTTGTTGGTGTTTTGAGTGTTTGTGCTCAAATGAAAACTTTGGAAGTAGGACAAAAATATTTCAGTCTCATGACAGAACATTATGGCATAACACCTATCTTGGAACACTATACATGCATGGTTGAACTCTACACTCGTACAAATGAGTTGAATGAGATTTGCCCATTAGGGAATACAATGTCATTATCAACGAAAGAAAATCATTATGTTGCAGAATTGCTCCAAGAGAACAAACTCACCGGTATTGATGACATAGACAAATTCATAAACAAGCATTATAGAAATTCAAATTTATCAGAATTAGTTTTCGATCATTCTACAATTTCCACACAACCAATTTTCAACCGTTGAATTCAAATTGTATCTTTATCCATAAGTCAAGATTTGACTGCCTATAATTGGACGATTCTAATGATGTGCATAACGTGCTGCTAGAATTATAATCTCTCCAGCATTGACAATTCTAATTGAATTGAATAGGTGACGTGTCTAACACCAACACGACATTGATAcatgtaattatatttaattaattttttttatcaaattattattgatgTCGATGTGTCAGTATTGTGTTTGGTATTTGTAGTaatgatttatatatttaaaagatatcccattatttttacaattataaaatgatgctaatatttttgaattatataatGATATCAAGTTGATCTtgaagtaatttattttattatttgtccTGCAAAATAATAAGGAATGTTGCGCCAGCTTGCTGCAATTCATTTTCAAACTCCTTTCTTTGTAGTGGTATTGAAATTGATTTGATGGACATGCAATTTTCTGTATGATCAACATTACTCACACAGATTTATTGACCTTATAAATTTTACCATCACATTTGTTGATATTTGTATAAGTTCCctcaatatatatagataataattaGAGTAGTCAATCCACCGGCTAGCAAAGCATACCACAACCTTTCCAAGATCGTGGCTATTAATAATCTCATTTCCAATAGGATAGTTCATATGGAACCATCATCGTATTCCATAATTTTGACCATTATATTGTACTATCTcagtaataaaatttaaacaaagatgtgtaaaagaaattttatatatttaatttatatttactatCACATACATCAAATTTGTTTTGGCCTCTATAAACTAAAGTTGGCTATAAAATGTTTGTACTTGGAAGTCTCTTCGACTTTCTACATTGGCTATAAAATACTATTcttgaatgaaatataaataaataaaaaatttaaaaattaatatatttaatattaatttttaatcaaattattagTTTTTCAGCTACCATATTTGTATTTGTAAGTCTCTTCGACTTCCTTGAAACTTGAATAAGAATAGTTTACAGTTTGTCATTATGATATTGTTGAACTCTAGCATGATTAGAACTATTGTTTGCTTATACCAGTCTCTGAATTTGAAGTCCCTGTATTTAAgcatacataataataatttgataaaaaaaattaatgatccAAAACTTGAAACGAATACTTTATACATACATAATAAATACATACAAGGCAACAAATCGGAAACACCGGGCTTTACCGTGTAACCATCGTCACGATCTACATTCAGCAGCATAGTAAAATCAACTGTAAAGAATCCAGGTTCTACAAGGCAATTCACCAGATGAATTATTTTAACACGGTTCTACAGAGAATTTGCCACCTTACTTTTCATGAAAACAAGAAACTCTCTTTTTAGTTTCAAAGATAAGACGTTTCCAAGGAAATATTGTAAGTTCCATTCTACTGCTTCATTGCAAATCCAAGGGaggttttataaatatatttaatcttttatgttctCACAACAATCGGATACCAGTAATTGTTGCTAATAAAGAAAACTTCAATTTGTGCCAGCTGAAAGGGAAGAGCAAGATATGCGGTAGTTTGGAGGATTTGCTTCCAAAAAACCGAACATTTGCTTCCAAAAACTGTTGATCTCAGCTTTTAATTGCACATCGTTCCTATGGCTAACCAGTTGGCAGAGTAGTTTAGTTTGTGATCTTTGTGTTATAGACAATGTAATGTTATTTCCTATGAGTCACTAAAGACCAACTTCAATCTTTCCCNNNNNNNNNNNNNNNNNNNNNNNNNNNNNNNNNNNNNNNNNNNNNNNNNNNNNNNNNNNNNNNNNNNNNNNNNNNNNNNNNNNNNNNNNNNNNNNNNNNNNNNNNNNNNNNNNNNNNNNNNNNNNNNNNNNNNNNNNNNNNNNNTTTCCCTAACCACCCTATGTCGGAGCCCTGAGGTAATGATAAATAAAGCAAGAATCCAATAACAGGAGTACGCTACAGAACAGTGGTCAGTCTTAAAGGAAACTAACAACAATTACAGATGTAAGGTCATAAGACACAAATCTCTTCTGGCATAACATAAACTGAGTCTAGAGTTCATATCTGAACCTAAAAATGCTGTTGCATTACAACTTTTGGGGAGATTTATCACCCATTTCAACTCCACCCGACTGGATTGCAAGTGGAGGATTGCTGGAGAGAACCAAAAAGAGATATCGGGTCATAGTCATACAAACAGAAAAATGCATCCATGATCATCTAGACAAAAACCAATACCAAACAGCCTAACCACACAAACCATAAAAACGCATAGCAAAAAACATAAATGACAGTACTAAAGTCTAAAAAACATTTACATAGAAGGAATTATCCATGGAACAAGAATGTGACAACATTACATACTATCTTTATCTTACCAGAAACAATCCAATACGTGTTCAATTGTTCTTCCTAAACCCCCTTTAAACTTTCACATCTACTAAAATGAAAGGTTAACCTTTTAACAACAAAACAAATACaaatagttataaaataaaactaaaaacaataaaCCCACTTTGGATTGAAGACTCAAAAGAGAGTAAATTCCCAATAATTTTCAGACCCTGAGAATCTGAAGCTTACTAGAGAAAGCAATAGCAACCCAATCAGGCTGAGAAGAAGACCACTGAAGCTGTTCAATTTCAGCACCAGCAGTATAAGCCAAAATAGGATCAAGTCCACCTTCAACAGGTTGACCCATTGAAGAGAGATCCCAAATCAAAGCCTGTGAATCATCACCAGCAGTACAAATATGACAAGAACTATGAGGTGCCCACGCAATGGCATTCACACTAGCTTGATGCCTCTGCAACTCTACAACCGGTAACGTCGGAAAACGAATATCAAGCACAACCACTTTAGCACTATCCATTATAATCGTAGCCATATAACGTGGATCTTGTTTATTCCAACCAAGCCTAACCAACGGTGTATCAGGTTCAGAACTCTCATAAATAATGGTGGAATGTTCCTTATCGCGTAAATCAAAAACCCTAACTGAACCATCCGCAGAAACAGAAGCAAAAACACCAACACCACCCCAAGCTATATCATAAACCTCTTTATCATGAGCAATCAATTGCGTATCAACGGTTTCCTTTTCGATATCCCAAATGGTACAAGTAGTATCAATACTGGAAGTTCCGATTCGTTTGGGTTCAGCTTCGTTCCAATCGAAggaagttaaaggaccacaataCTCACTGTTTTTGTTACCATTAAGGAGGCTTTTGAGTTCAACGCGCGATTGAGATTCATCGGAATCGGAGATCCGCCAAATACGGAGGAAATCGCTGGAGGTAGCTAAGAGGTCAGGGCGTTGGCAGTCTTTATCGGGAATGAAGATAGCTTTGGTGGGAGGGTAAGGGTGTTCGAAGGAGAGATTTGGATCGGATTTGATTTGGCCGTTGGTGTCATCGAGTTGAACGATTTCGACGCGGTTAGGGTATTGTTCTAAGAGAGAAGCGATGGCTAAACGGTATTTTTTGTCGCGACGGACGCTCCAGTTCATGGCGTAGATGTGCCATGGGGCTTCGTATGTGTAGATTTCTGAACGTTTTTGTTGTTCGTCGGAGCCGTCTTGGGTTGGGTCGCTGCTTGCTCCCATAGCATTTGAGTGAGTGAAAATGAAGCACAAACAGAGATAGGGTCAATACTATCTATCTATATGCCCAATGTTAAATACTCTGGGACCCACTAATACTATCTTGTTTTACtactatattttattcaattaaattaaattaaattaaagatttcTTTCTTCAGTCGGAAAGATAAGAACCTGTTGTGGTTGAAAGCGGTGTTCGTTAGAGGCGGCCGTCATTGTGATGGTTCAT from Cicer arietinum cultivar CDC Frontier isolate Library 1 chromosome 3, Cicar.CDCFrontier_v2.0, whole genome shotgun sequence encodes:
- the LOC101493929 gene encoding pentatricopeptide repeat-containing protein At3g26630, chloroplastic — encoded protein: MKVLSCYTPYNVNIPQQTRFCSEEARLFLQNCNNFKQLNQIHARIIRFGLTHDQLLIRKLCQLSSSYGKMNYSTLVFDQLTVPDTFTWNIMIRSYNTSGSPEKALLLFKDMLCHGFITDKFTYPFVINACIASNEIDFGRLTHGLSVKMGFWSDVYVQNNMMNFYFKCGNIDDGWKVFDKMRVRNVVSWTTAISRLVACGKLDTAREIFEVMPSKNVVSWSAMIDGYVKHNQQIKAFDLFERMQLDNVRPNEFTLVSLIKACTDLDSLKLGRRIHDFALKNGFELGPFLGTALIDMYSKCGSLDDGVRVFGLMKVRNLATWNTMITSFGVHGLTNEVIALFEEMEKANVVPDAITFVGVLSVCAQMKTLEVGQKYFSLMTEHYGITPILEHYTCMVELYTRTNELNEICPLGNTMSLSTKENHYVAELLQENKLTGIDDIDKFINKHYRNSNLSELVFDHSTISTQPIFNR
- the LOC101494250 gene encoding WD repeat-containing protein LWD1, which gives rise to MGASSDPTQDGSDEQQKRSEIYTYEAPWHIYAMNWSVRRDKKYRLAIASLLEQYPNRVEIVQLDDTNGQIKSDPNLSFEHPYPPTKAIFIPDKDCQRPDLLATSSDFLRIWRISDSDESQSRVELKSLLNGNKNSEYCGPLTSFDWNEAEPKRIGTSSIDTTCTIWDIEKETVDTQLIAHDKEVYDIAWGGVGVFASVSADGSVRVFDLRDKEHSTIIYESSEPDTPLVRLGWNKQDPRYMATIIMDSAKVVVLDIRFPTLPVVELQRHQASVNAIAWAPHSSCHICTAGDDSQALIWDLSSMGQPVEGGLDPILAYTAGAEIEQLQWSSSQPDWVAIAFSSKLQILRV